A genomic segment from Peribacillus sp. ACCC06369 encodes:
- a CDS encoding MFS transporter — translation MSNVVAHSEQENVTVNRRQVVSAMTASLLGWSFDLYDLFLLLFVAPTISVLFFPTTSPTLSLAAVYASFGVTLLMRPLGSAIFGSYADKNGRKKAMIVSVVGVGVSTAAFGLLPTVPQIGVTAAILFLILRLVQGVFVGGVVASTHTIGTESASPKWRGLMSGLIGGGGAGLGALFASLTFTIVSAFFPGEAFNDWGWRVMFFTGILGAVAGLLVFRTLNESPLWAQLRKENEEKGQEDVIPQSPIKTLFTKYFRVIAVNLMIVIGGGSGYYLTAGFIPTFLKVVNNVSSEVLSGVLIVSSIVTIISALLFGQLSEIIGRKKTFLVIGCLNIVGLPYFYLALADSVTTTSIYLNTMGLVFLGNAAYAPVLIFLNERFPTSIRSTGTGLSWNMGFAIGGMMPTFVTLASGSIENIPYTLMYFVIVIFLVYIIGSLIVPETKGNLK, via the coding sequence ATGTCTAATGTAGTCGCTCATTCTGAACAAGAAAATGTAACCGTTAACAGACGTCAGGTTGTCTCTGCAATGACAGCATCACTATTAGGGTGGTCTTTTGATCTTTATGATCTTTTTCTTCTACTTTTTGTGGCTCCCACAATTAGTGTACTATTTTTCCCTACAACCAGCCCTACGCTTTCTTTAGCTGCTGTTTATGCTTCTTTTGGGGTAACGCTTTTGATGCGGCCTCTTGGGTCGGCAATATTTGGATCCTATGCAGATAAAAACGGGCGAAAGAAAGCAATGATTGTTTCTGTGGTAGGGGTTGGAGTTAGTACAGCTGCCTTTGGTCTTTTGCCTACTGTCCCACAAATTGGTGTGACGGCTGCAATCCTTTTTTTAATTCTACGATTAGTTCAAGGGGTCTTTGTCGGCGGTGTCGTGGCATCTACACATACAATTGGAACAGAATCTGCGTCGCCTAAATGGCGCGGATTGATGTCTGGTCTTATAGGTGGGGGAGGAGCCGGGTTAGGAGCATTATTCGCTTCACTAACGTTTACCATCGTTTCTGCTTTTTTTCCTGGTGAAGCGTTTAATGATTGGGGTTGGCGAGTCATGTTCTTTACAGGGATTTTAGGTGCAGTAGCTGGTCTACTTGTATTTAGAACACTTAACGAGTCTCCGCTTTGGGCACAATTACGTAAAGAAAATGAAGAAAAAGGGCAAGAGGATGTAATACCGCAGTCTCCTATTAAGACCCTATTTACAAAATATTTCCGAGTTATAGCTGTGAATCTAATGATTGTTATTGGTGGTGGTTCAGGTTATTACCTTACAGCTGGTTTTATTCCCACATTTCTAAAAGTAGTTAACAATGTATCTTCAGAAGTTTTATCAGGTGTTCTCATTGTCTCAAGTATTGTCACGATAATTTCGGCTTTACTGTTCGGACAACTTAGTGAAATTATTGGAAGAAAAAAGACCTTTTTAGTTATTGGATGTTTAAATATCGTCGGACTTCCATATTTTTATCTAGCATTAGCCGATTCTGTTACAACGACTTCGATTTATTTGAATACGATGGGTCTGGTGTTTTTAGGAAATGCTGCTTATGCACCTGTGTTAATTTTTCTTAATGAACGCTTTCCTACATCAATACGGTCTACGGGTACAGGACTGTCATGGAATATGGGATTTGCAATTGGCGGTATGATGCCAACTTTCGTAACATTAGCAAGCGGTTCGATTGAAAATATACCGTACACACTTATGTATTTTGTGATTGTAATTTTTCTTGTCTACATTATTGGAAGCCTCATCGTTCCAGAAACAAAAGGCAATCTCAAATAG
- a CDS encoding aldehyde dehydrogenase family protein yields the protein MITKLEITRNYINGDWQEAKTGETMTSVNPATGEIVGESQKSGLEDIKLAIKLAKAAFHTSDWRSNSSRRSDALMQWAYKLKENREEIARILTTENGKPIKESRIELDACIDTLKYFAGMARSIFGRSINLSSTSYGIIDKEPIGVVGIISPWNWPAMLMIREVAPALAAGNAVVLKPASRTPLISTAIVKLIEENSDFPPGIVNIVSGPGKVIGDEMTTNPDVNAISFTGDTTTGKNLMKKAAEKVKKLALELGGKSPNIIFPDANLNKAIQAVAKSAFITAGQMCFAGSRVIVHESIHEEVVEGLRKQAEKLKVGNGLIETTDMGPVISEEQLNKILEYCEIGRQDAKLITGGNRLTGGDYDKGYYIEPTIFDQVPIESRIAQEEIFGPVLAIQVFRDEKEAISLANGTIFGLAAGVWTKDVNRAVRIAKKVEAGTVWINTYNKNYPQAEFGGYKESGIGRTRGIEGLMEYTETKHINIEIEE from the coding sequence GTGATTACAAAATTAGAGATTACTAGAAATTATATTAATGGCGATTGGCAAGAAGCCAAAACTGGGGAAACGATGACATCCGTAAATCCTGCTACAGGTGAGATCGTTGGAGAGTCACAGAAATCGGGATTAGAAGATATTAAATTGGCAATTAAATTGGCGAAGGCAGCATTTCATACATCCGACTGGCGTTCAAATTCTTCGCGACGTTCTGATGCTTTAATGCAATGGGCTTATAAATTGAAGGAAAATAGAGAAGAAATTGCTAGAATTTTAACCACAGAGAACGGAAAGCCGATAAAGGAGTCTCGTATAGAATTGGACGCCTGTATTGATACGTTAAAATATTTTGCAGGTATGGCTCGGAGTATATTCGGTAGGTCGATAAATCTTTCCTCCACGTCATATGGCATCATTGACAAAGAGCCGATTGGAGTAGTAGGGATTATTTCACCTTGGAACTGGCCGGCTATGCTAATGATTCGAGAGGTTGCTCCAGCCCTTGCTGCAGGAAACGCAGTGGTTTTAAAACCGGCAAGTCGGACACCACTTATCAGCACTGCCATTGTCAAATTAATCGAGGAAAATAGCGATTTTCCACCAGGAATTGTGAATATCGTGTCTGGTCCGGGAAAGGTTATTGGAGATGAAATGACTACAAATCCCGATGTTAATGCCATCAGCTTTACAGGTGACACGACTACTGGCAAAAACTTAATGAAAAAAGCAGCAGAAAAGGTGAAGAAACTTGCTCTTGAACTGGGGGGGAAATCTCCTAATATAATATTTCCTGATGCAAACCTTAACAAAGCAATTCAAGCCGTTGCAAAATCAGCCTTTATTACTGCCGGCCAAATGTGTTTTGCTGGATCAAGAGTGATTGTTCATGAGTCGATTCATGAAGAAGTGGTGGAAGGATTGCGTAAACAGGCTGAAAAATTGAAAGTTGGTAACGGGTTAATTGAAACAACCGATATGGGACCTGTCATCTCGGAAGAACAGCTTAATAAAATTTTGGAATATTGCGAGATTGGAAGACAAGATGCAAAACTTATTACGGGTGGTAATAGGTTGACCGGTGGAGATTACGATAAAGGGTATTATATTGAGCCAACCATTTTTGATCAGGTGCCAATTGAATCAAGAATAGCACAAGAAGAGATTTTTGGGCCCGTGCTGGCCATACAAGTTTTTAGGGACGAGAAAGAAGCGATCTCACTTGCTAATGGAACAATTTTCGGTTTAGCTGCTGGCGTTTGGACAAAGGATGTCAACAGAGCTGTGAGAATTGCGAAAAAGGTGGAGGCCGGAACGGTTTGGATTAATACCTATAACAAAAATTACCCACAGGCAGAATTTGGGGGTTATAAAGAGAGCGGAATTGGGCGTACAAGGGGAATTGAAGGATTAATGGAATATACCGAAACAAAACATATTAATATTGAAATAGAAGAATAG